Within the Burkholderia sp. NRF60-BP8 genome, the region CGCCGCGCCCTATCCGGGCCAGGCCGCCGCAAAAGCCGCGATGGGCATCCTGCTGCTCGCGGCGGGCAGCACCTGCGGCGCGGCGCGCGAACGCACGTGGCTGTGCGCGGCGCTCGCGAGCGCCGTGCTCGGCGACGTGCTGCTCGCGCTGCCCGACTGGCCGCTGTCGTTCGTCCTCGGCCTCGGCGCGTTCCTGCTCACGCATCTGTGTTATTGCGCGATCTTCTTCCGGTGGCGCGCGCGGCCGCACGGCTGGCGCATCGTTGCGCTCGTCGGGCTGTGGATCGCCGCGCCGGCGTTTTACGTGGCGTTCTTCCCGCATCTCGGCGAGTTGCAGGCGCCGGTCGCCGTCTACATGCTCGTGCTGTGCGCGATGGCGAGCTTCGCGCTCGCCGCCCGCACGCATGGCCCGCTGGTCGCGCTCGGCAGCCTGGTCTTCGTCGGCTCCGACACGCTGATCGGCGTCGGCCGGTTCCTCGGCGGTTTTCCGGGTATCGACTATTTCATCTGGGGCCTCTATGCGCTCGCGCAGGTCACGATCGTGGCCGGGGTTTTCCATGAGACGGCCAACCGGTCGATCCGTCCCTGATACCGTTTCAAACAGGTCGCCGCACGCCGGCGGCCCCGCTTCTTCCGTGTCTCGCCCTGTCGACGGCCTTTTCCGCTCATTCCGCATCGCGGAAAGCGACCCGTTCCAAACCCCGCTCGGCCTTTTCCCGCCTGGCTTTCCGCCCTTAGAGCGCCGCTTCTAGCCTCTTGCGGTTTCTGGGTTCACGCACTATCGTTACATCAACCAATGTAACATTAAAAAATGAGCCAAATCGGAGACACCCGGATGAATGCTCGCACGTTGCCTTTCGGTCCAGCCGGCCATGACGGCCTGGACGAAACCATCGACATCGCCATCATCGGCACCGGCTTTGCCGGCCTCGGGATGGCGATCCGCCTGAAACAAACGGGCGTGACCGACTTCGTCGTCCTCGAGAAAGCTGCGTCGGTCGGCGGCACATGGCGCGACAATCATTACCCCGGGTGTGCATGCGACGTGCAATCGCACGTCTATTCGTTCTCGTTCGCGCCGAACCCGCGCTGGACGCGCATGTTCGCGCCGCAGCCGGAGATCCGCGCGTATCTGGAAGACTGCGTGCAGCGCTTCGGCGTCGGCCCGCACCTGCGGATGAATCACGAACTGCAGCGCGCCGAATACGACGAAGCCGCGCAACGCTGGCGCCTCACGTTCGCGAACGGCAAGCGGCTGTCCGCGCGCGTGCTGGTGTCGGGGATGGGCGGGCTGTCGCGCGCCGCGCTGCCGGCGATACCCGGCGTCGAAACCTTCCAGGGCCGCGCCTTCCATTCGCAGCAGTGGGATCACGATTACGCGCTCGAAGGCAAACGCGTCGCGGTGATCGGCACCGGTGCGAGCGCGATCCAGTTCGTGCCGCAGATCGCGCCGCGCGTGAAGACGCTCGCGCTGTTCCAGCGCACGCCGCCGTGGATCATGCCGAAGCCCGACCGCAACCTGACCGGCTTCGAGAAATGGCTGTTCCGCACACTGCCGTTCACGCAGAAGGTCGTGCGCAGCGGCATCTACTGGATGCTCGAATCGCGCGTGCTCGGCTTCGCGATCCATTCGTCGCTGATGAAGAACGTGCAGAAGCTGGCGCTGCGCCACATCCGCAAGCAGATCCCCGATCCGGAGCTGCGCAAGACGGTCACGCCGAACTACACGCTCGGCTGCAAGCGCGTGCTGATCTCGAACGACTACTACCCGGCGCTGTCTCGCAAGAACGTCGACGTGATCACGACCGGCATCGATCGCATCGAAGCCGACGCGGTCGTGACGACCGACGGCAAGCGTCATGAAGTCGACTGCCTGATCTACGGTACCGGCTTCCAGGTGGCCGACCCGTATCCGCGCGGGGCGATCATCGGCCGCGGCGGCCTCGACATCGTCGACGCGTGGCGCGACGGCGCGCATGCGTATCTCGGCACGACGCTGCCGGGCTATCCGAACTTCTTCATGATCGTCGGCCCGAACACGGGCCTCGGTCACAACTCGATGGTGTTCATGATCGAGTCGCAGATCGAGTACATCCTCGGCGCGCTGCAGGCGATGCACCGCGAACGCGCCGATGCGATCGAGGTGCGCCCGCTCGTCGAGGCGCAGTTCAACAACGACCTGCAGGGCAAGCTGAAAAAGGCGATCTGGTCGACGGGCGGCTGCAAGAGCTGGTACCTCGACCCGCGCACCGGCAAGAACACGACACTGTGGCCGGGCTTCACGTGGCGCTTCAGGCAGGCAACCGCGCACTTCTCGATCGCCGATTACCACGCGTATCGCGCGCCGCAGCACGACACGACCGCGCGGCCCGTCGCCGC harbors:
- a CDS encoding flavin-containing monooxygenase; translated protein: MNARTLPFGPAGHDGLDETIDIAIIGTGFAGLGMAIRLKQTGVTDFVVLEKAASVGGTWRDNHYPGCACDVQSHVYSFSFAPNPRWTRMFAPQPEIRAYLEDCVQRFGVGPHLRMNHELQRAEYDEAAQRWRLTFANGKRLSARVLVSGMGGLSRAALPAIPGVETFQGRAFHSQQWDHDYALEGKRVAVIGTGASAIQFVPQIAPRVKTLALFQRTPPWIMPKPDRNLTGFEKWLFRTLPFTQKVVRSGIYWMLESRVLGFAIHSSLMKNVQKLALRHIRKQIPDPELRKTVTPNYTLGCKRVLISNDYYPALSRKNVDVITTGIDRIEADAVVTTDGKRHEVDCLIYGTGFQVADPYPRGAIIGRGGLDIVDAWRDGAHAYLGTTLPGYPNFFMIVGPNTGLGHNSMVFMIESQIEYILGALQAMHRERADAIEVRPLVEAQFNNDLQGKLKKAIWSTGGCKSWYLDPRTGKNTTLWPGFTWRFRQATAHFSIADYHAYRAPQHDTTARPVAAPAASASTSAEAA
- a CDS encoding lysoplasmalogenase — its product is MIATLPAAYRRLRPLAIAAALLYGLSLAAAPYPGQAAAKAAMGILLLAAGSTCGAARERTWLCAALASAVLGDVLLALPDWPLSFVLGLGAFLLTHLCYCAIFFRWRARPHGWRIVALVGLWIAAPAFYVAFFPHLGELQAPVAVYMLVLCAMASFALAARTHGPLVALGSLVFVGSDTLIGVGRFLGGFPGIDYFIWGLYALAQVTIVAGVFHETANRSIRP